In a single window of the Fusarium falciforme chromosome 3, complete sequence genome:
- a CDS encoding SP-RING-type domain-containing protein: MSRRLLNRSGVSSSSTAITTTTTALPEYQPPSCPLSDAARRDLNDLSHARTTVVYQQQLGDSVGLLGSSIGDLHEQLREQRDRLESLRAKRQEKGNERTPDEERLETHVADLETRVNSLTDSFEEAIRVVIDYKAELEDEGLIITDLYNAAAADVAQSQRRPRRSDDAEAAEESDNDVDSKDLAAPSILERFKDMRAKKKADYTAMDMHQRYALNNDYAGFKKLWHDAMAGEDGPPLPDASRWFRPDGRPVMRATTPGAADGDDDDDIAVAREVLSINCPLTLQPMKQPYSNRKCKHTFEKAALLDYLPLRGDAQCPQTGCSERFSRSRFDHDFYLDQAMVRRIKRARQAQEQHDMDEDDDDGEEDEDVVVRGHQPVPGRVPKKERV, from the exons ATGTCCCGCAGGCTCCTCAATCGCTCCGGcgtctcctcgtcctcgactGCGATCACGACCACGACCACGGCCTTGCCCGAATACCAGCCGCCCTCTTGCCCCCTCTCCGACGCTGCACGCCGCGATCTGAACGACCTGTCCCACGCCCGCACCACCGTCGTCtatcagcagcagctcggTGACTCcgttggccttcttggttCCAGCATTGGCGACCTGCACGAACAGCTGAGGGAGCAGCGCGATAGACTTGAGTCCCTCCGCGCGAAAAGGCAAGAGAAGGGCAATGAGAGGACGCCCGATGAGGAGCGCCTCGAGACCCATGTTGCCGATCTCGAAACGCGGGTCAATTCCTTGACCGACTCATTTGAGGAGGCCATCCGTGTTGTGATCGATTACAAAGCCGAGTTGGAAGACGAAggcctcatcatcaccgatTTGTATAacgctgctgccgccgatGTAGCGCAATCCCAACGCCGTCCCCGTCGGAGTGATGATGCAGAAGCTGCCGAGGAATCAGACAACGATGTCGATAGCAAAGATCTCGCCGCCCCGAGCATCCTGGAGCGCTTCAAGGACATGcgtgccaagaagaaggccgattACACAGCCATGGACATGCACCAGCGGTACGCCCTCAACAACGACTACGCCGGCTTCAAGAAGCTCTGGCACGACGCCATGGCCGGCGAGGATGGACCACCGCTCCCAGACGCCTCACGTTGGTTCCGCCCCGATGGCCGACCTGTGATGCGCGCGACGACCCCTGGCGCAGCggatggcgatgacgatgatgacattGCTGTGGCCCGCGAGGTCCTTAGCATCAACTGCCCGCTCACGCTACAGCCAATGAAACAGCCTTACAGCAACCGCAAGTGCAAGCACACCTTTGAGAAGGCTGCCCTGCTCGACTACTTGCCACTGCGAGGTGATGCCCAGTGTCCACAGACGGGTTGCTCAGAG CGTTTCTCACGGTCACGATTCGACCACGACTTCTACCTTGACCAGGCCATGGTGCGCCGTATCAAGCGCGCCCGCCAGGCCCAGGAACAGCACGATATggacgaagacgatgatgacggcgaagaggacgaggatgttgTGGTTAGAGGTCACCAGCCAGTCCCAGGAAGAGTGCCAAAGAAGGAGAGAGTGTAA
- a CDS encoding PAS domain-containing protein, which yields MAASMHALSPSLARNLSSSRQSSPRQSAMAPRAPPTMNPWEINALNYEFPEQGSLNPDGTMVTSATTWRQVQDPIIYPGLYAPSGIDIMTVLLRVAGRPNPQVDLGPVDCSVALVLCDMLQVDAPIIYVSDSFSELTGYSSHEVMGRNCRFLQSPPGGQRASKRSSDRSAIRRMRQAVFSGQEIQLSVTNYKKHGQPFKNLLSIIPVPVDSSGSQYCVGFLCETD from the exons ATGGCAGCCTCAATGCACGCTTTGTCGCCCTCACTAGCTCGGAATCTTTCTTCTTCACGGCAATCCTCCCCTCGTCAGTCCGCCATGGCGCCCAGGGCGCCGCCCACTATGAATCCATGGGAGATCAACGCCCTCAAC TATGAGTTTCCCGAACAGGGCTCTCTAAATCCCGATGGCACCATGGTAACATCAGCTACCACCTGGCGTCAGGTTCAAGATCCCATCATATACCCTGGCCTCTATGCTCCCAGCGGAATTGATATAATGACGGTCTTG CTTCGCGTCGCTGGACGGCCAAACCCTCAAGTCGATCTCGGTCCCGTCGACTGCTCTGTCGCCCTTGTCCTCTGTGACATGCTCCAGGTCGACGCTCCCATCATTTACGTCTCCGACTCCTTCTCCGAGCTTACCGGCTACTCTTCCCATGAGGTGATGGGCCGCAACTGTCGCTTCCTGCAATCCCCTCCAGGAGGCCAGCGAGCCTCTAAGAGGAGCTCGGACAGGTCTGCCATCCGTCGCATGCGTCAGGCCGTGTTCTCCGGACAGGAGATTCAGCTGTCCGTGACCAACTACAAGAAGCACGGCCAGCCCTTCAAGAACCTCTTGTCCATCATCCCAGTTCCGGTGGATAGTAGCGGTTCTCAATACTGTGTTGGGTTCCTTTGTGAGACAGATTAA
- a CDS encoding Ubiquinone biosynthesis O-methyltransferase, mitochondrial, giving the protein MPAPSRPAGVLLRSLTRSGRRPMLSSAIPPPSLRIIGASVAAPRWSSTASPNNSSPNFSSVNPDEVSHFNALAADWWDPHGSSRLLHLMNPLRHDFIRACHSAQADAPATTDLTFLDIGCGGGIFAESAARLPTTRRVTAIDPTPEVLAVARAHARRDPGLRNKLEYRQTSIENLPVPATPEEAYDVVSLFEVIEHVDAPAAFLEKVRPFVKPGGWLVMSTIARTWMSWFTTNFIAEDVLGIVPKGTHDWNKYLNEEELRHFLANQGWSHPMVQGVVYVPGLGWKEVKGSEKVGNYFFAVRKTGEP; this is encoded by the coding sequence ATGCCGGCTCCGTCCCGGCCGGCAGGTGTCTTGCTCCGAAGTCTGACCCGATCGGGTCGACGGCCAATGTTATCATCGGCCATCCCACCACCCTCCCTCCGCATCATCGGCGCCTCTGTCGCAGCTCCACGATGGAGCTCTACAGCCTCCCCCAACAACTCCTCTCCGAACTTCTCCTCCGTGAACCCTGACGAGGTTTCACACTTCAACGCCCTCGCCGCGGACTGGTGGGATCCCCATGGTTCTTCGCggctcctccatctcatgAACCCTCTCCGTCACGACTTTATCCGCGCCTGCCACAGCGCCCAGGCCGATGCTCCCGCGACGACCGATCTTACTTTTCTCGATATCGGCTGTGGCGGCGGCATCTTTGCCGAGAGCGCCGCGCGGCTGCCGACGACCCGGCGCGTCACTGCCATCGACCCTACCCCCGAAGTGCTGGCCGTAGCCCGAGCCCACGCCCGCAGGGACCCAGGGTTGCGCAACAAGCTCGAGTATCGCCAGACATCGATTGAGAACCTACCCGTGCCCGCGACGCCCGAGGAGGCTTATGATGTGGTCTCGCTATTCGAGGTGATCGAACACGTCGATGCGCCGGCCGCATTCCTGGAAAAGGTGCGGCCATTCGTCAAGCCGGGAGGCTGGCTCGTCATGAGCACCATCGCGCGGACGTGGATGAGTTGGTTCACAACCAACTTCATTGCCGAGGACGTGCTGGGTATAGTGCCCAAGGGAACACACGACTGGAACAAGTACctcaacgaggaggagctgcggCACTTCCTCGCGAACCAGGGATGGAGTCATCCCATGGTGCAGGGCGTCGTGTACGTGCCAGGCTTGGGCTGGAAGGAGGTGAAGGGCAGCGAGAAGGTGGGCAACTACTTTTTCGCGGTGCGCAAGACGGgagagccatga
- a CDS encoding 3,4-dihydroxy-2-butanone 4-phosphate synthase — protein MPATIDHNQFDSIPDSIEAFRNGEFLVVLDDPSRENEADLIIAAQDVTTEKMGFLIRHSSGYVCAPLSPALTTALDLPQMVPNNQDPRGTAYTISVDSADPSVSTGISARDRALACRTLADPAARPESFRRPGHILPLRSRPGGVRQRPGHTEAATEFCRLAGKVQAAAICEMIDDGEETPGQAVRHNHGMLRGEACIAFARKWGLKVCTIADLVAYVEKTEGKLETNGSEANGS, from the exons ATGCCTGCGACAATCGACCACAACCAATTCGACTCGATCCCTGACTCAATCGAGGCTTTCC GAAATGGCgagttcctcgtcgtcctcgacgaCCCCTCGCGTGAAAACGAGGCAGACTTGATCATCGCCGCTCAAGACGTCACGACCGAGAAGATGGGATTCCTCATCCGTCACTCTTCTGGCTACGTCTGCGCACCTCTCTCACCAGCCCTCACCACCGCCCTCGACCTCCCGCAGATGGTCCCCAACAACCAGGACCCTCGTGGAACCGCCTACACCATCTCCGTCGACTCGGCCGACCCCTCCGTGTCCACTGGCATCAGCGCCCGCGACCGCGCCCTCGCCTGCAGGACACTCGCCGACCCCGCCGCCCGCCCAGAGAGCTTCCGCCGCCCGGGTCACATCCTCCCCCTCCGATCTCGCCCCGGTGGCGTCCGTCAGCGCCCAGGTCACACTGAGGCCGCCACCGAGTTCTGCCGCCTCGCCGGCAAGGTCCAGGCTGCCGCCATCTGCGAGATGATTGACGATGGTGAAGAGACGCCTGGCCAGGCGGTCCGCCACAACCACGGCATGCTGAGGGGAGAAGCCTGCATCGCCTTTGCCCGGAAGTGGGGGCTAAAGGTGTGCACTATCGCCGACCTGGTTGCCTACGTTGAGAAGACTGAGGGCAAGCTCGAGACCAACGGGTCTGAGGCCAACGGTAGCTGA